The Staphylococcus saprophyticus subsp. saprophyticus ATCC 15305 = NCTC 7292 genome contains the following window.
TGCTAGCACAATTTGCACCTATTGAAAAAAAGGGGGAGTAACAAGTGGCTGATATACAATCGCGTGTAGATGAGTTGCATAGATTATTAAATCAATATAGCTATGAGTACTATGTGAAAGATAATCCATCAGTACCTGATAGTGAGTATGATAAATTACTCCATGAATTGATAGATATAGAAACGCAACATCCAGAATATCGTACTGCGGATTCACCTACAGTTAGAGTAGGTGGTAGTGCGCAGTCCACATTCGAAAAAGTGAATCATGATACGCCTATGCTTAGTTTAGGTAATGCGTTTAACGAAGAAGATTTAAGAAAATTTGATCAGCGTATACGTGATAATATAGGAAATGTTGAGTACATGTGTGAATTGAAAATTGATGGACTTGCAGTTTCATTAAAATATGAGAACGGTCGATTTGTTCAAGGTTTAACTCGTGGGGATGGCACCACGGGCGAAGACATTACTGAAAATTTAAAGACAATACACGCGATACCATTAAAAATTAATGAAAGTAGAACTTTTGAAGTCAGAGGCGAAGCGTATATGCCTAGAAAGTCTTTTGTTAATTTAAATGAAGCGAAAGCTGCGAATGAAGAACAGCCATTTGCTAATCCAAGAAATGCAGCGGCTGGTTCATTACGACAATTAGATTCAAAGTTAGCTGCCAAACGTAAACTGAGCGTTTTCTTATATAGTGTGAATGATTTTACCCAGTTTAATGCAGATACTCAAAGTGAAGCATTAGATGAACTTGACCAACTAGGCTTTAAAACAAACCAAGAACGTCAACGCGTTCAAACGATAGAAGAAGTTATGACTTACATTGACAAATGGACAAAACAACGTGAAAACTTGCCTTATGATATTGATGGTATTGTTATTAAAGTCAATGCTTTAGAACAACAGGAAACATTAGGCTTCACTCAAAAATCACCGCGCTGGGCTATTGCATATAAATTTCCCGCTGAAGAAGTGGTTACGGAATTATTAGATATTGAATTGAGTATCGGTAGAACAGGTGTTGTTACACCCACAGCTGTTCTTGAACCAGTTAGGGTAGCAGGTACAACCGTTTCTCGCGCTTCACTACATAATGAAGATTTAATCCATGATAAGGATATAAGAATAGGTGATAGCGTTGTAATTAAAAAAGCAGGCGACATCATACCTGAAGTAATTAAAAGTGTATTAGACAGACGACCTGATGATGCAGAAATCTATCACATGCCTTCACATTGTCCTAGTTGTGAACATGAATTAGTTAGAATAGAAGGCGAAGTGGCATTACGTTGTATTAACCCTAAATGCCAAGCGCAATTAGTAGAAGGATTAATTCACTTTGTTTCACGACAAGCGATGAATATAGATGGCTTAGGAACTAAAATAATCCAACAGTTATATGAAAATGAGAAAATAAAAGATGTAGCAGATATTTTCTATTTGACGAAAGAAGATCTTTTACCACTGGACCGTATGGGCGAGAAAAAAGTAGATAATTTACTCAATGCTATTGAAAAAGCTAAATCGAATTCATTAGAACAATTATTATTTGGTCTTGGTATTCGACATTTAGGCGTTAAAGCTAGCCAAGTGATTGCTGAAAAATATGGAACGATAGATGAACTGTTTCATGTGACGGAAGAAGCGTTAATGGATATTCATGATGTGGGGCATAAGCTAGCTCAATCTGTAGTAACTTATTTAGAAAATGAAGATATACGTGCATTAATTGATAAATTAAAAGCAAAAAATGTTAATATGATTTATAAAGGTGTTAAGACAACAGAATTAGAAGGACACCCAGATTTTAAAGACAAAACAATTGTCCTAACTGGTAAGTTATATCAAATGACAAGAAATGAAGCATCCAATTGGTTAGCATTACAAGGTGCAAAAGTAACCAATAGCGTAACAAAAAATACCGATTTGGTCATAGCAGGTGAAGATGCTGGTTCTAAACTAGCTAAAGCAGAAAAATTTGGTACAGAAATTTGGTCAGAAGAAGCTTTTGTTCAGAAACAAAATGAAATAGAGGGATAGAGGAGATAATGCATGAAACGAACGATTATACTATTCATCTCAGCAATTTTGGTATTAACAGCTTGTGGAAATAATGATGAAAAATCAAAAGAACAATCTAATGAAAAAGAGCAACAAAAAGAGTCAGGTTCCGTAAAAGAAATTGCAACGGATAAAAATGTGCAAGGTGATAATTATAGAACGATTTTACCATTTAAGGAGAGCCAAGCACGTGGATTATTACAAGATAACATGGCGAACAGTTACAATGGTGAAGACTTTGAAAATGGTTTGTTAGATTTAAGTAAAAGTGTATTTCCAACGGATGACTACTTATATCAAGATGGACAATACTTAGATAAAGATATGATTAACGCTTTTCTAAATCCAAAGTATACTAAAGATGAAGTTAACAAAATGGATGAAAGTGATAGAAAAGAGAAAAAAGCAAATGAAAACTTGGGACTAAATCCATCTCACAAAGGTGAAACAGATCCTGAAAAAATTGCTGAACAATCACCTGCATATTTATCTAATATTTTAGAACAAGATTTTTATGCGAGTGGTGATACAAAAGGTAAAAAAATAAAAGGTATGACAATAGGTTTAGCTATGAATAGTACATATTATTATCAAAAAGAAAAAGACGGTGAAACCTATAGCAAAGACCTCGACGATAAAGAAATTGAAAAACAAGGTAAACAAATGGCAGAAGAATTACTTTCTCGAATTCGGGAAAATAAGGATTTGAAAGAAATACCTATACATTTTGCTATTTATAAACAATCTGGTGAAAATTCAATTGTTCCAGGTGAGTTTATTGCAGGGACAACGGTTGAAGATGGTAAGACACGTATTAATGATTGGAAAGATATTAATCAAAAAACAGCCTTATTACCTTCTGAAGAAGCGGGAGAGCTTGATGAAAATTTAAATTCCGATTTCAAACAATTTAATGACAACCTACAAACCTATTTTAATAATTTTACACAAGCAGTGGGTACAGTTAAATTTGATAATAAAAAAGCGAAACAACTATCCGTTGATTTACCTATAGATTATTACGGTAAAGCAGAAACGATTGGTATCACTCAATATGTAACAGAACAAGCTGATAAATATTTTGATGGTATTGATGAATATGAAATTCATATTAAAGATGGTAATAATCCGAAAGCACTTATAAGTAAAACGAAAGACGACAAAGAACCACAAGTTCATATTTATAAAAACAACAATTAACCGAAACAATTAACCAAGATAATGACAATCTTGCATAGACAAAAAATAACGCTAAACTGATATCAATTATAATGATATACCAGTTTGGCGTTTTGTATTGATTTAACAGTTATAATATCAAACTATTCCTTTACGATTTGTTTTACTTTATCTAGGTCATGTGTCACAAATGAACCAGGTTTTTTAGTGTATTTACTAACAAAGTAAGTAGTAATCACACTTGCTAAGAATCCAGGAATAATTTCATACATACCAAATAGCTCATTGATAGAAGCTAATGGTTTAATCCAAACAATCCAAATAATTACGACCAATGCGCCGGTAATCATGCCTGCAAGTGCACCAGTACGTGATAGACCTTTCCAATAGAGTGAGAAGATAACTAATGGACTAAATGCGGCACCAAATCCTGCCCAAGCATTACCAACTAAATTTAGTATCGTATCGTTTGGCGACCAAGCAATCCATATAGCCACAATCGCTACAATTAATACAGATAAACGACCAACCATTAAGAATTCTTTCTCGTGTGCTTTAGCTTTATCTTCACCACGAATGAGTTTATAAAAGTCTTCCGTTAAGGAACTTGAAGTTACCAGTAATTGTGAAGAAATTGTACTCATGATGGCTGCCAAAATTGCTGCCAATAAGAAGCCTCCAACTAAAGGGTGGAATAAAATTTGGCTCATAACGATAAATAAAGTTTCAGGATCCTCTAACTTGATGTTGCGTTCAGAAATAAAGGCAATACCTGTTAAACCAACTGCAACAGCACCTAATAACCCAATCACCATCCAGCTAATACCTAATCTTCGTGCTTTTGGTAATAATTTGTGCGATTTTATAGACATAAATCTAACAATAATATGAGGTTGTCCGAAATAACCCAATCCCCAAGCAAACAGTGAAATGATACCTAAAACGGTTGTGCCTTTAAATAGATTCATATTTGTTGGTTTCATCTCTGCTACTTGTTTAAACGTATCGATGCCGTTTAAATCGATAAGTGCAACGATAGGGACCATCACCATAGCGATTAACATGATCACTCCTTGGAAGAAGTCGGTGATAGATACAGCAAGATAACCACCGAAAAATGTATAAAATATGACTATAAATGCAACCATTAGTAATCCCCAATGATAATTCAAACCGAAGGCACTTTCGAATAATTTACCACCTGATACAAAACCGGAATGTGTGTATAAAGTGAAAAAAACAACAATAATTAAGCCGGATATAATTTTTATGTAATTATTGTGGTCATTTAATCTGTTTTTAAAGAAATCTGGTAATGTAATCGCATCACCAGCCAATTCTGTATAGACACGTAGACGAGGTGCAACGACAAAATAATTTACATAGGCGCCTAATGAAAGACCAATGGTAATCCACATAGCAGATAACCCAGTACTATAAACAGATCCTGGTAGACCCATAATCATCCAGCCACTCATATCTGATGCACCTGCTGAAAGTGCTGTCACATAAGGACCGATGCTCCTACCACCTAACATAAATTCACTTAAATTACCTGTAGCTTGTTTGTATCCGTAGTAACCGATAAATAATAATATAGTGAAATATATGATGATCATTATATATGTTTGCCAACTTGCATGTACTTGGTTGGCCAATGAAGTGCCTAATATCAGCATCGTCCTCATCTCCCTTTGTTTTAAATGATTCTATTGTGGTATATGAATTATTATACAATGTAATTTATAAATAGAATAGTATTATTTTAGTTTAATGAAAAAATACATTTTAGCCATGCTTTGTTAAGCGCTTCCATATAATGATGTATAGTTACATGAAATATAAAGTGCAATGATTGATTATGCATTTAAAAAAATAAATCGTGCGTGATTTAGGTGGTGAAATTTAAACAATGCCATTTTTAACGTATGAATGACAAGTAAATAATAGCAATATAAAATTTTAATTTACCGTTATTATTGAAAAACTTAGATTTTTCAACGAAATTTTGGTACAATTTTGTAATGAATGAGTAAAAAGGAGGCTTTTATTTAATGGCTAAAGTTACACGAGAAGAAGTTGAACATATAGCAAATTTAGCAAGACTTCAAATTACTGAAGATGAAACGACTGAAATGCAAAATACATTAGAAAGCATTTTAAACTTTGCTAATCAAATAGATACAGCGGATACTAGTGAAATTGAACCAACATATCACGTACTAGATTTACAAAATGTATTACGTGAAGATAAAGCAATCGAGGGCATCCCTCAAGAGCTTGCATTAAAAAATGCTAAAGTGACGGAAGATGGACAGTTTAAAGTACCATCTATCATGAATGAGGAGGACGCTTAAGATGACCATCCGTTATGAATCTGTTGAGAATTTGATCAACTTAATCAAAAACAAAGAAATTACACCATCTAAAGTTGTAAGTGATATTTACGATGCAATTGAAGAAACTGATCCAACGATCAAATCGTTTCTTGCATTAGATAAAGAAAATGCTATTAAAAAAGCACAAGAATTAGATGAATTACAAGCAAAAGACCAAATGGAAGGCAAGTTATTTGGTATTCCAATGGGTATTAAAGATAACATTATTACTGAAGGTGTAGAAACAACATGTGCTAGTAAAATGTTAGAGGGCTTTGTACCAATTTATGAATCAACTGTGATGAATAAATTACGAAATGAACAAGCAGTGCTTATCGGTAAATTAAATATGGATGAATTTGCTATGGGTGGTTCCACTGAAACATCATATTACAAAAAAACTGTAAATCCTTTCGATCATACTGCAGTACCTGGTGGTTCTTCGGGTGGTTCTGCCGCAGCAGTTGCAGCTGGTTTAGTTCCTTTCAGTTTAGGTTCTGATACTGGTGGCTCAATTCGTCAACCAGCAGCTTATTGTGGAATTGTCGGTTTGAAACCAACATATGGCCGTGTATCACGTTTTGGTCTAGTAGCCTTTGCATCGTCATTAGATCAAATTGGACCATTGACACGTACAGTTAAAGACAATGCATTAGTCTTGGAAGCAATTACTGGGGTAGACGAAAATGATTCAACAAGTGCGCCAGTTGAAGATGCTGATTACACTTCTGATATCGGTAAAGATATTAAAGGATTGAAAATCGCGCTTCCAAGTGAGTATTTAGGTGAAGGTGTTTCTGATGAAGTCAAAGCATCTGTAAAAGAAGCAGTCGAAACTTTAAGAGGTCTTGGTGCCACTGTAGAAGAAGTATCATTACCGAATACGAAGTATGGGATTCCTTCTTATTATGTAATTGCATCTTCTGAAGCTTCTTCTAACTTGTCTCGTTTCGATGGTATTAGATATGGATATCATTCTCCAGAAGCGAACTCATTAGAAGAATTATATAAAATGTCTAGAAGTGAGGGCTTTGGTGAGGAAGTTAAACGCCGTATCTTCTTGGGAACATTTGCATTAAGTTCAGGTTATTATGATGCATTTTATAAAAAATCACAAAAAGTTAGAACATTAATCAAAGATGATTTCAATCGTATATTTGAAAATTATGATGTTGTCGTTGGTCCAACTACACCTACAACAGCTTTCAATTTAGGTGACGAAATAGATGATCCACTTACAATGTATGCGAACGATTTATTAACAACGCCAGTTAATTTAGCTGGTTTACCAGGTATTTCTGTTCCTTGTGGACAATCAAATGGCCGCCCAATCGGTTTACAATTTATAGGTAAACCATTTGATGAAAAAACACTATATCGTGTCGCTTACCAATATGAAACAAAATTTAATTTTCATAATGAATACGAAAAACTATAAGGAGTGGAAATCATGCATTTTGAAACAGTTATCGGACTAGAAGTCCACGTTGAGTTAAAAACAGATTCTAAAATGTTTTCTCCAGCGCCAGCGCATTTTGGAGCAAAACCGAACTCAAACACAAATGTTATCGACCTAGCATATCCAGGTGTATTACCAGTTGTAAACAGACGTGCTGTTGATTGGGCCATGAGAGCTTCAATGGCATTGAACATGGAAATTGCTACAGAATCTAAATTTGACCGTAAAAACTATTTTTATCCAGATAATCCAAAAGCTTATCAAATTTCACAATTTGATCAACCAATTGGTGAAAATGGTTATATCGATATCGAGGTTGATGGTGAAACAAAACGCATTGGTATTACGCGTTTACACATGGAAGAAGATGCTGGTAAATCAACACATAAAGATGGTTATTCTTTAGTTGATTTAAATAGACAAGGTACACCATTAATTGAAATCGTATCGGAACCAGATATTCGCTCTCCTCAAGAAGCATACGCATACCTAGAAAAACTACGTTCAATCATTCAATATACAGGCGTTTCAGATTGTAAGATGGAAGAAGGTTCATTACGTTGTGATGCCAACATTTCATTACGTCCGTATGGTCAAGAAGAATTTGGTACAAAAGCTGAGTTGAAAAACTTAAACTCCTTTACATATGTTCGTAAAGGTCTTGAATACGAAGAAAAACGTCAAGAAGAAGAATTGTTAAATGGTGGAGAAATTTTACAAGAAACACGTCGATTTGACGAGTCTAATGGTAAGACATTATTAATGCGTGTTAAAGAAGGATCTGACGATTACCGTTATTTCCCAGAACCAGATATTGTACCTTTATATGTAGATGAAGAATGGAAAGAACGCGTTCGTCAAACGATTCCTGAATTACCTGATGAAAGAAAAGAAAAGTATGTAAATCAATATGGTTTACCTGCCTACGATGCACACGTACTTACACTGACAAAAGAAATGTCTGATTTCTTCGAAGGTGCAGTTGCAGAAGGTGCAGATGTTAAGTTGACATCTAACTGGTTAATGGGTGGCGTAAACGAATATCTAAATAAAAATCAAATTGATTTATTAGATACTAAGTTAACACCAGAAAACTTAGCGGGTATGATTAAATTAATTGAAGATGGCACAATGAGTAGTAAAATAGCTAAAAAAGTATTCCCTGAACTAGCTGAAAATGGCGGGGATGCAAAACAAATTATGGAAGATAAAGGCTTAGTGCAGATTTCTGACGAAGCAACATTGCTTAAATTTGTAAATGAAGCATTGGATAATAACGAGCAATCTATTGAAGACTATAAGAATGGTAAAGGTAAGGCTATGGGCTTCTTAGTTGGACAAATTATGAAAGCTTCTAAAGGCCAAGCTAATCCACAGTTAGTTAACCAATTGTTAAAACAAGAATTGGATAAACGATAATTCAATATATCTAGACCCTGTAGCTCAAATTATGCTACAGGGTCTTTTAAATGCGATGTGCCTTAAATATTTTCTTTGGAATTTAACCTAAAATGCTTTTAACATCTATGTAAATCATATAATATAGGTATTGAGTATATGAAGTAGAGGGATAAATTATGAGAAAAAGAGCTAGAATCATTTATAATCCAACATCTGGAAAGGAATTATTTAAACGCACATTACCAGATGTTTTAATTAAATTAGAAAAAGCTGGATTTGAAACAAGCGCATATGCCACAGAAAAAGTAGGCGACGCAACTACAGAAGCAGCACGTAGTTTAGAACAAAATTACGATGTACTGATTGCAGCTGGTGGAGATGGTACTTTAAATGAAGTCATAAATGGCATTGCTGAAAAGCCAAATAGACCAAGTTTAGGTATTATACCGATGGGCACTGTGAATGATTTTGGTCGTGCATTACATTTACCCACAGATATCATGAGTGCGATAGATGTCATTATTGAGGGACATATGACACGTGTGGATATTGGTAAGATGAATAGTCGTTATTTTATTAACTTAGCTGCAGGTGGACAACTAACTCAAGTATCATACGAAACTCCGAGTAAGTTGAAATCCATTGTAGGACCATTCGCGTATTATATCAAAGGTTTTGAAATGTTACCTCAAATGAAAGCCGTGGATATTCGTATTGAATATGATGACGAAGTATTCCAAGGAGAAGCCTTGTTATTCTTACTAGGGCTTACGAATTCAATGGCTGGGTTTGAAAAATTAGTCCCCGATGCTAAATTGGATGATGGTTACTTTACATTAATTATCGTTGAAAAAGCTAACTTAGCTGAATTAGGCCACATTATGACGTTAGCATCAAGAGGTGAACATACCAAGCATCCTAAAGTACATTACAAGAAGGCCAAATCTATTAGCGTTTCATCATTCACCGATATGCAATTAAATGTAGATGGTGAATATGGAGGCAAATTACCTGGTAATTTTTTAAACTTGAAACAACATATTGAAGTATTCACACCAAATGATATTAAAAATGAAGAAATTATAGAACAATGATACAAATAAAAATACGATTTAGATTAAACTACGAGGTTAGGTCAGTCAACATACATCCTAACCTCTTTTAGTGTGGGGTGAAGTAATGAATGCGATACAAAAAAATGAAGTAATTGAAGGAACAGTGATAGATTTAACACATGAAGGTCATGGTGTTGTGAAATTTGATCGTTATCCAATTTTTGTGCCCAATGCACTCATTAATGAAGTGATAGCGTTTAAAGTAATCAAAGTGAAAAAGAACTTCGCAATTGGTAAGCTGGTTGAAATTAAAGAAAAAAGCACTGATCGAGTAGAACCACCGTGTATATATTATTATAAATGTGGTGGTTGTCAGTTGCAGCACATGACATATCAAGCGCAGTTAAATATGAAAAAAGAACAAGTTGTGAATTTATTTCAACGTAAAGCTGGATTTAAAGATACAATCATTCATGACACGATTGGTATGGAAAATCCTTGGTACTACAGAAATAAATCACAAATTCCAGTGGGTAAAAACAATGAGAATAAAGTTATAACAGGATTTTATCGTCAACGTAGCCACGATATTATTAATATGGATGAATGTTTGATTCAAGACCAACTACACCAAGAAGTTATAAATAAATTAAAAGCGTGGTTCAATGAACTAAACATCAGTGTTTATAATGAGCGTAAAAAGCAAGGCATGATGCGTCATGTTGTAATAAGAACAGGGCATCATTCTAGAGAACTCATGGTCATTTTTGTAACAAATGGCAAAAAATTTAAACAAGGTGACATCCTAACAGAACGTTTAAAACAACATTTTCCAGCAATTGTGAGTATTAAACAAAATGTAAATGATACACATTCCAACGTTATAATGGGACAAAATTCATATACACTTTATGGTAAAGATGAGATTGTCGATATGTTGTCAGATGTCACATTTAAAATTAATGACCAATCATTTTATCAAATTAATTCTATCCAAACAGAAAAACTATATCAACGTGCTATAGATTATGCTGAGCTACAGGGAGAAGAAACAGTGTTGGATACTTATTGCGGTATTGGTACCATTGGTTTATATATGGCTCCCAAAGCAAAACATGTCTATGGTGTTGAGGTTGTGCCAGAAGCCATTACAGATGCTCAACAAAATGCGACTATAAACCAATTTGAAAATACTACTTTTGTCTGTGGTAAGGCAGAAGAAGTTATCTTAAAATGGAAATCAGAAGGAATAAGACCAGATGTTGTAATGGTTGATCCACCTAGAAAGGGTTGTGACGAAACATTTTTGAAGACATTATTAGAGCTAAATCCTCAAAAAATTGTCTACATATCATGTAACCCATCAACGCAACAGCGTGATGCACAATTATTAGCAAACCAATATAAGTTAACACAAATTACACCGGTTGATATGTTTCCGCATACGACACATGTTGAAACAGTGGCACAATTTGAACGTATATAAAGCATTGATGTAAAGACTGTATTACTTATAATTAAATACGTTTTGTATATATGACTTGTGTAAAAATAATTAATAATTTGTTTGCTAAACATTGCAAAATATTGCAAAATGAGTAAGTTTGTTAAAATTCAATTACAAGCAACTTACTTTCACTTTACCCCCTTTCATAGTGGTGATAATCGTTGTATACTCTAGTTAATAACGAGTGACGAGGAGGGCGTCTAATGTTTAAAATTGATTTGTTTTCTAATAAAAAAGCAGTTGAAGGTTTTATTTTATTTCAATTAACTATTGTGATGATTAGCATTTTGATTTCTTATAAAATGGCATATTCTATGACCCATATTATAGAACAAAACATAATTTTTAATATTATTTTTGGTATTGTTGGTTTTGCAGTAGTGTATTTCTTACATGAATTTATTCATAATATAATGTTCAGAGTAATGTCAAAAGGTAATAAACCTACATATCGTATTAAATCAGGTTTGATTACAACACATATGCCAAATGTTTATTTTAAAAAATGGCAATACATGACAATTATGTTAGCCCCTTTAGTCATTATCACAAGCGTATTATTAGTAATATTTTCGTATTTTGCTTACTCATCTATTATCTTTATTGCATGTTTTCACATAGGATATTGCGTAATGGATATGTATTTCCTTACAGGTTTATTAAATAAACATGTACAACTTATTGAAGATACAGAAGAAGGGATTAAATTTTATACACAAGCGCCTGCCCCTGCTCAAGAATTTCGAACTGAATTGAAATCATAAAATGATAAATGTAACTTTGATAAAGGATCAGCTCCGTTTGAGTAAATGATCATTTGAATATTAAATTCAAACTGATTCACTTAAACGTGTACTGTTCCTTTTTTTTATTGAGCAAATTCAAAGAAAAATGATGATGGAGGATGTAAGATAAAAACAACACAATTATAAATTATATCGAATACAGGAGGTGAGGGCATTGTCAGAAAGACGGATTATACATGTGGATATGGACTACTTTTTCGCACAAGTAGAAATGAGGGATAACCCTAAACTAAAAGGAAAACCTGTCATTGTTGGTGGTAAAGCTAGTGGAAGAGGGGTCGTATCAACGGCATCATATGAGGC
Protein-coding sequences here:
- the rlmD gene encoding 23S rRNA (uracil(1939)-C(5))-methyltransferase RlmD, with translation MNAIQKNEVIEGTVIDLTHEGHGVVKFDRYPIFVPNALINEVIAFKVIKVKKNFAIGKLVEIKEKSTDRVEPPCIYYYKCGGCQLQHMTYQAQLNMKKEQVVNLFQRKAGFKDTIIHDTIGMENPWYYRNKSQIPVGKNNENKVITGFYRQRSHDIINMDECLIQDQLHQEVINKLKAWFNELNISVYNERKKQGMMRHVVIRTGHHSRELMVIFVTNGKKFKQGDILTERLKQHFPAIVSIKQNVNDTHSNVIMGQNSYTLYGKDEIVDMLSDVTFKINDQSFYQINSIQTEKLYQRAIDYAELQGEETVLDTYCGIGTIGLYMAPKAKHVYGVEVVPEAITDAQQNATINQFENTTFVCGKAEEVILKWKSEGIRPDVVMVDPPRKGCDETFLKTLLELNPQKIVYISCNPSTQQRDAQLLANQYKLTQITPVDMFPHTTHVETVAQFERI
- a CDS encoding DUF3267 domain-containing protein; protein product: MFKIDLFSNKKAVEGFILFQLTIVMISILISYKMAYSMTHIIEQNIIFNIIFGIVGFAVVYFLHEFIHNIMFRVMSKGNKPTYRIKSGLITTHMPNVYFKKWQYMTIMLAPLVIITSVLLVIFSYFAYSSIIFIACFHIGYCVMDMYFLTGLLNKHVQLIEDTEEGIKFYTQAPAPAQEFRTELKS